The window TGCAGTTTCAGAAGTATTCCAGAAAAGCATATAACTTGAGAAGCATCATACCAACAGTAACATTTCTAGGAGATGTGCTCagtgtttattatttctgtataGCTGGTTAAAGATTTTAGAAATTGCATGGAACAGTATTATCAAAATCTGAAATGTTCCCAatagaaattacattttaaaaaccttcAAAGATTCAAACGTCCAAAAgacaacaacaaccaaaactGCCTATACAATTTCAACTTGCACCCTACAGAATTCACAATGATTGCATACTTGTCATCACCTTTCTTGACAAGGTTTGAGACTTGTTAACAAACACGATGGATGGTGAGCGCTAAATGCTTACCATCTTTTTGCATCTACAGCAAATAATCCTTCTCTTCAGTTGACTTAGAAAACCTACACAGATATCAAAAGAAAATTCCTCTTCACTATAGTTCAGTGACTGATCTGGTGAGGACCCACTTAAATCCTTACTGATGTGATTTACTTTCCTTAACCCAATTCCCAAAGGACAGAGGGGAACAGAAGAGTGATCACAGGTATGGTCAGTGATGGTCTATTTTACTTCAATGCCTCAAAAACAGTAGCCCTGGCAAAAGCCACAAACACCTGTTTAGTCTGTCTGCATTTCTGTCTACAATCCTGACAGAGCCCACCTCGTGCCCACTACCTTTCTCCTTGTCCACTCTTATGACCACGACGCACTCGTTCCTGCCGATGCGGATGAGCTTGTTAATGGAGCGGATGCGCCTGCGGGACAGCTCGCTGAGGAGGATCATGCCCTCGATGTTGTTGTACTCCAGCAGGCTCACGTAAGCTCCCATTTCAGCAATGGACCGAACATTCACCATCACGACATCTTCCACCTCAGGGAATTTATGTTGGTAGAACCTACAGCTTAGTCCCGGCATTCTGCAATtcaagcagaaaaagcaaagattttattTCACAGTACATCACTGCCCTCTCCTACAAACACGGCAATAAACCAGCAAGGACTGGGGAGAACAAAGAGGAACAGTGGCAGAAAAAACAGCAATTAGGATAAGGTTGTGCTtaggttttaataaaaattaaataataaattaactTGTATTTCCATCACAACCATTTCCTAAGATGCTATTGTTTTCATTAATGTAGAAAAAGCTTTGCTACCCAGACTTCATTACCCACTTTAACTGTCTTACTGCCTACACACAGCACACTGGAAAGGTTTCTTCAGATGGTGGAGAGGTGACACTGCAAAACTCACATGTATCTAAATCCATAAGAGTGTGTAACTTTTTCACATATTCATGGAGTACTGTAGATTGGAACGGACTGTCAAGGATCATCAATTGGAAGAGCGGGAGGACATTGGAGAGAAGCCTGCAGTCCTTATGAAGGACTTGGTATGCACATAATAAGACAGCATGTGAGGCTAAGAAAGTAAGATGGAAGCTTCTATAGTACTGAGGAGAAGCAGACTCCAGATGACTTTTAAACTCAGCACAAGACTTTCAGAGTAATCCTGCAAGACCTGCTCCAGAGGCTAAATGTcagcaaagaaagcaaagtCATTAATCACAACAGAACTAGACTGGCCTGAAGtactgaaaaggcaaaaaaagcgCTCCCCAACAGATTGGTAgtcaggaggggaaaaaacccaacaaaatcacatgaaaaaaacagaattccttcattatacattaaaaaaaaaaaagggggcgGGGGGAACCAACATTTCATAATCAAGTAGTGGTAAGAAGGAATGCTtaaactgctttatttttctgatgatGAATGCATATCCAATCCTTAAACGCCAAACTAGGTTAGTTCAGTTCTCTATGCCTTGAagtttcacacagaaaattttCTATAGCAGCAGGAGCCTAAGATGCCAAGCCAAATGCATCACTCCATCAGAAGGTTTTAGTCACCATTCTGATGTTTTAGTCATGATCTTTACAGCAGTGTCAGTGCTTTCTAGCTACAAGGAAGTTTACCTTCAGTACGAAGGTAATGCCAAATGCTATGTACATATAATCCACACAATTCAAAGACCTTGTCCACCCTTATTTCCATTCTTGTAAAAAGGGGAAATACAGACTAGCAAAACATTATAAAAACACTCTGAAGGTTTTGTGGAATTTTGTGTAAGCTGAAGCTGAAAGAACTCCacagttaaaaaggaaaactttacAGTTCGGCTTTCTATTCCGCTCAGCGCAGCTCTGCTCAGTCCTGCAGGTCCTTATGGGGTACGTGAGAAAGCTGCACTGCAAAACAACAAACTCGAGCCACAGCGAGCAAGAGCGGCCCCACACAGCTCAGCGCTtcactcctctctccacaggcaCAAGCTTTTGAATCTGCCCTTCTGGGGAAGATCCCCAGGAGCAACACTACGCCCACCGCGCCGAAGCTGAAATTCATCTTTTCCAGAGGCTGGACACGCCTCAGCCGAGGCCCTCGCAGCCGCACAACGTCTGCGGAAACGGAGCCGGTCCCGACCGGCGCCGCCGCCACGGGCGCTGCCCCACGACCGGCGCCGCGCCGGAGCGGAGGCCGGGCAAAGCCCATCTTTGTGAGACCcggggagcgcggccccgcggctGCGAGCTCCGGGCGCGGTGCCGGTGCCGTCacgccgggcccggcccggggcggcgccgCTCCCCACGGCCGCGGCCGCGCGCGCCGCTCGGGAGGAGCCGCGGCGCGGGTCGGGGCGCGCGGCGGTACCTGGCTGCGGCCCGGGGGGTCCCGCGCTGCGCTCGCGCCCCGCACTCCCGCGCTGGCCCCGCTCGTGCCGCCGCGTGCGCCCGGCCGCTGCCGCCCCACTGCGCAGGCGCCGCACGCCGAGGAGAGAGGGGCCGCGCTGCCCTCgagcgccccctggcggcggGCGGCCAGAGCCACGGGCTCAGCCAATCGCGTCGCCTCCTGTCGGCCCCGGGGGACACGTGACCACAAGCGGCGCGCCCGGCGCCGCGCGGGCATCCGGGTTCGGTCCCCGCGCGCAGGCACCGCCTCTcgcgggggcggggccgagtCACGTGACGGTGGCGGCCACAGCGGCGAGAGccgagccggccccgccggTGACAGCGGCGACAGCGGCGACAgcccgagccggccccgccgcgccccgcgccccgccgcagCCATGTCGGCCAAGGACCGCATCGAGATCTTTCCCTCGCGGATGTGAGTGTCCGCCGGGATGGGTCGGGATAGCGCCGCGGGGGGAGCGCGGGGGCTCCGCGCCGTGCCcgaggcggcgggagcggcggctcTCGGGGCGCCCGGGGCTCCTCGTCGGGCTCGGCGCTGGGGGTCGTTCCGCCGGTCGTGTGCGCGCTGCGCCGCcgagcggggctgccccggctctgtgatggagcagctgagggccGCTGGTCCTTGGAGTCTCCAGGTTCTGCTCCCGGGCTCCACATCAGCGCTGTCGCTCCTCAGGGGCCGTGGCAGGGCCCGGCACCGAGATCCCGGGTGTGGAGTTTAAAATCATGTGATTACGCAAAccttacttaaaaaaaaacgGTTTGTAGAATGTATGTGTAggaaaaatggacaaatggaACCACAGCTTCCCTTAACATTGCAACAGACGATACTGCTGTACGAGAGCTTGGCCATAAAGtgttaaaaaagaaggaagtaaaGTGTTCCCAGTATAGTGGACAGTCAGGTAATTTTCCAGATCCATACAGCAAACTGTTTGTCATGAAAGCAGATGTCTCCTGAGAAGGCTTAAAAAACTGCCAACGTtggaacaaacacaaacaattGAATAAAATTGCTGGTTTAATAACATTGTTCAGTTTCTCTTCAGAACCCTCCAGGACAGACAGACTTGGCTTTAAGGTGAAAGGCTGTTTCAAATTTTTTGCATAAAAGTGGGTTGATGCCTGCACATAATCTTTATAATAAAAAGGATGCATTGCAGGACAGAAAACCTCAAACATAGAATAATAATTATTCACTCTGCATGAGCTCAGGACATATAAAGTAACAGTTTATATGGAAAGATTAATACATTACATGGTGAAGGTTCTGTTTTGAAATTTAGTTTAGAAATAAACTTGCATACACAGAAATGAATTATTGCATGCTCTAAGTCATCTGGTCTCACTCCTGCTCTTTGGGAGTGCTTTTTTCCAGTCAGTTTAGGTGTCCTGGGAGGGGGCACTTCAGTCACTCTGCAAAGGTGTCTGGTTTTGTGAGGTCGTGTGTCACTGTGGCATGAGGGTGGTCATGTACAAAGGCCTAATGTTTACAAGCCCGGTTTCAAATGAGGTGATAGACAGTAATGTGGGAGGTGTTCCCAAAGAATTATAAATTAGAATGGCAAAATAAAGACGACCTGTGTCTGCAACAATTAATTTTGTTAAGTGACAGAAGAGGATTTCACAAAGTTTACTTTTTatgttggtttggggtttttttgttgttataaAGTGGCATGGTGGTATGAGCCTCTTCTCTGCTGGATATCTTCAGTTCCAGAAGCTGCTCAGTTTCCTTGAGAGTAAACAAGACTTTGTTTATTGCACTCTCAGAGCGAGTGAGATCTTGCTTGAACTAGAAGGCCAGCCAGTCTCTGGCAGGTGGTGAACAGAGCAAACAAGTTAGTTCAAGGTGATGACAGACACCTTCTTGTTGGGAAAGTAAAGTTGCCTTTTTagtctctgatttttttttaatcataaacATTCATAAAGTATTCATGGTTTTCAGTTCTACATATTTGGTAGATGTTAATGGAGCTATTCTCATCACATGTCAGTAGATGTGGCCAGTAATGGATTCCACTGTAGAGAGAATCTTAATTATACTTATTTTTTCCAAGGTCAGAGAGGAAGTGTGTAAGAACTTGACTTGAGCAGTGTCCTTTGTGCACAGTGCTGCATGCAGAAAGCAGTACAGTTTCTAATTTCATACAAGAAACCTGTAAGTGTGCTGCTGGAAGTAAAGGTGAAAGCCACAACAAACTCACTAATATCCCTTTTAAATTGTTGCTGCTTTTGATTGTCTTTAATAGCTTTTAAATCTCCTATGCAGCATATGAAGCTAAGGAAAACCAGAATCTTCTTGCTCTGTAAAATCAGAACATGGCATCAGTCATGGCATGAGCACATGAAGAATTTGCTGTGTTGTCTGATTTTGAGAAGATGACATTGCAGTAAAAGGACTTAAAAGCAATACCAGTGTCACAGTGACAGTGGGTATTTGGAGTAGTTTGATTTCTGGTACTTCTAAGTcatgaagaagaatgaaaactCTTATTTCCTATTATGGAAGCACTGAAAGATGTCTTGCCTATTTTCCATGAGCTTTGACTTCACAGAGTTCTCATTGATGATGGAGATAAATATAAATTCCCTTGATTTCAAATGGGAATTGTGTCCTGAAGTGGCCATCTTGTTTTACTGCAGGAGTGTTTCTTGGTTGCTTCATGATTTCAGTCATATGCCTGTCAGAGACCTTCATGTAAGTTTTTTCTTAATCCATTCAGATGATGcaggatgttttttctttactcCTCTGCTTACCAGGGCTCAGACCATCATGAAGGCTCGTTTGAAAGGAGCCCAAACAGGTCGTAAcctcttaaagaaaaaatctgatGCTTTGACACTTCGATTCAGGCAGATCCTTAAGAAAATTATTGAGGTAGGTAAATTagaattttcctttgtttggCGCACTTAACTTGAAAtctgtctgttctgtttgttgtGCATTTCTGTTCTCCTAACTTTGTTATATAGGCTGGAATATAGGACAACTTTCTGGCTAACCTAGTTTTTGTAAGTGAGACTATTGAGAACACATGAGCAGAATTATGTGTTTTGGCTGCAGTGATACATGAGCTTGGAAGAGTTAAAATTCTTCACCTCTTTCCAGGCAGTCTTAGCCTCTGATTTCTTCTGTGTCCAAGTTCCCTATCATCTCTTCTGTATTACAGGGAATTTGCTCTGATGCTGCCAAATACTTTAACATTGGTATTAATATGTTCTGTAGCCtcatttttgttgctttatCTGGCTTGAGGGGATACTGCAGATCTGTGATGTTTCCTGCATGACTAGCAAGCAGAAATTTTGTGTAGATGGGACCTGTTCCTTTATGAAGAAACTGAGTCCTGCTTCTTCCTTTGCAACATGGATGAGGAATGTGAGATAGTCAGTAGAGCCCACTGTGTGTTGTTCTGTTCTGCCATACCAGATGGGTTGAGTTGCACTGTTctatctgcagctgctgcagtgtccaTGGTTAGCAGAGCTCCTGTGTTGCCACGCTGTAGACAAGCTCTTGTCACTCTGTCACTTCCTATCTGTTGTCTAACACACAAAGGCTGGTGTTTCTCCAGCATGGTTTTTAGCTACGAGGGCTACAAATGTGTAAAAATAGGGAATAAATGGAGTGGGAGTAGAGTGCAGCTTCACAAAGCTGCATACATTTGTGTGTTGAAAAACAACTTCAGCTGTCTCATGATATTCCATACAATGTGAAAGAAGAGTATTTTCCTACTGAGCCACTTCATTGTTCTGATTTAACCCCCATGTAACAGAATTTCATGATTAAGACAAATCTTTTGCTGCTTCTATGAGTTCTACAATGTGAACcaactatttcttttttttcccagtcacCTGAGAATTACAATGTCCAGTTTGCGAGTAAGCTATGCATACAGCACTTTCTCAGTCTCTtcaatttcttctctttatgCTGCTAGTTATTTATCCTGGAAAAGGAGTAACAATGTGCCTTGTATTTGCtgcctattttttttcaaacagacTAAGATGCTGATGGGTGAGGTAATGAGGGAAGCTGCCTTTTCACTTGCTGAGGCGAAGTTCACAGCAGGAGATTTCAGGTGAGGATTACTGGGCTTCCATGAGGATGTCCTACCTATGGGAAAGAGCTATCCACAACttagtattttctcttttggaaaaaaaggtaaattctTAAAGGCACCTAAAAAAAGATGACAGGGGACAAGATGAACTGAATTCTGTTATGTAAAGGTGGGAGACATCACTGCAGGAGAGAGAGAACTTGCACAATGAAAACATATACTCCATGGGAAGCTAAACAAAGTGGAAAGATTAAcagaattttggttttgtccTTGGTTTGAGGAGGTGTTGCTTTTGGCAGCTTGAGACCAAAAATGTAAGGAAGCAAGACTTTATATCAGAGTACTGGACAATTTGTTAACTTGGTCCTGTGAATCTGAGGGATAGATGTAATGTGTGCTCTTTTCTGCCAGTAAGTCACACAGTGATTTTACCTGTGCCAGTAAGTCACACAGTGATAAGTTGTTCTAATCTCCTACCTCGCTGACCTTTGTCTCACTAGGGCTAGAGAGGGCTGTATTCCTCCAGCAGGATActttaattgtattttaataaattacagCTCTGTCTAGGGTGTTGGTGTCATTCATTCAGGTGTGCATGGGGAGTGTTTAAGATTCAGCTGATGGTAGTACCAGCTCATGGGGAAGAGCCAAATGGTCAGACACAGCAGTAATCTGCGTGCTGCTGAAGAAAAGTCCTTTTGCCCTTTCATTTGGATATAGTGCTGTTTCCTGTCCTAACTAGTCACCGTGTTTAGCTATAAACAAGGCAGATCCCACCCTGTAAGTAAACTGGACTTCAGCAGAGGAGTTAGCTGCAGTGACCTGTTCTTGGAAGACCTTAAGTTACTTTGGAATGCTTCAAGATGAATTGTTGTACAAGTCCAAGTTTGTTAATACGGTAGTGGGTGAATAAACTCATTAATGGTCTGAAAGAACAAATATTTAGAAAGTAAAATGGCCTTGGTTTGCATTTAAAGCCTTGAAATTCCTTCACTTTCATTGTGCAAGAAATCTTACAGGTTGATTAGATTCAAtgctattaaaataatttgccaGATAACGGGCTAGTTTTTCAGCTATGCTTTGTAAACTTAGTCCAGGACATTTTTAAAGTTACATTTCATAGATTCTACATATTTTCCAAACTTTgctggaaacatttttctttcaaagcttCTGTGTTAGCTTTGAAGACTGCAATGCATTGTGTAGAGAACTGAGCTGACACTTTCCAGGTCCTTGCAGCTTGGTAACTGATTCATTTTGTATATAATGATGAGTTAATTAACCACTTCAACTTCCTGATTAAgatctgtgttttcttccttaCAGTACCACTGTGATCCAAAATGTGAACAAAGCACAAGTCAAGATCAGAGCTAAAAAAGACAATGTGGCAGGTGACTCATTTCCAGGCCATGAGTACATCAGCTCATAAGGGAATTGTGGGAGAAGACTTGGAAATAGGCAGGAATGTATCCAAACACCgtcctcttttttccttatctAACTGTAGGAACACCTGtaatctgttgggtttttttcttatacaGCTTATGATTTTTGTATTTGGTTACTTACCTCTCATAAAATCAAATGAATGTGTGTAAACTGCAGTCCAATTTCTGAATCTTTGGACAAAGCATAACTTCCATAGCACTTTACTAGAAAACAGATCAGGAGTTAAGCCCCAAAGTTAAATAAATTTCAAGGAATTATCTATCCACAATtgtctgtgaaaaaaaaacaagacagaTAAATCAGGATTGAATGATTAAAATATTCCTTAAGCAAAGGCAACATATTACTAAACAGAAACATAATAAAACTGAGTAAACTAAGAATACTTCCCTGAATTTTCCAGGGGTCTTGATCTCTGTAAACTCAACACAATTCTGAAGTTCTGTATTATGTCAGAGCCAGCATCATTCCAAGCTACATAGGAATATTTTGTAAACAAAGCTTCTGACATTACATAAATAGAAGCAAATGGGGTAAAAGTGAGCTGTACTTAATAAATATGTAACCCTTTATGTCTCTTACATGCATTTTTGTTTGCTCTTGTCAGGTGTTACCTTGCCAGTTTTTGAGCATTACCAGGAAGGAGGGGACAGTAAGTACAACCCAagtgttttctgtctttatgTACTTATGGCTATTCCATGTTCATACAGAAATATTGTCATGTCTTAATGGTGAGTCAGTTTACATCATAACATGGGGGTACTTGCTTCCTTTGATGCTTGCCTGGTTCTGTGACATGGAGGGATTACTCAGAACTCCAATAGATAATACTTTCCTAAATCAGTGAGTTTTTCAAGTGAGAAGATTTGTCTTGTTCTTCCAGATTTTGAGACTTCTAAGTCTTACTAGAGACATGCACAACATAAACCACTATAAAGACAATTTGTTAATGGGCAAAGGCTTTGCTTCTCACTTGATGAGCTCTTTATGTCCCAGTCGTGTGTAAAGTATTAATTTTTATCCAGTAAGGAAACACTGTAATAGCAATAGtaacaattttgtttttcaggctATGAGCTGACTGGCTTGGCCAGAGGTGGAGAACAGCTGGCTAAGCTGAAGAGGAACTATGCCAAAGCTGTGGAGCTGCTTGTGGAACTGGCCTCATTACAGGTTGGTGGGAGATAAAAAAGAACAGGATCATTGGTTTCTCACTTTTCTAAAATGAAAGTAGCACCTCTCACTAGTTGTAGCTACCCAGTGGTGTACAAACATGCATAACGTTTTTAGCCATATTACTGCTTCAGAGAAGGCCTTATTCTTTAATGCTAAGGAGAAACTATTTTACAGAGTTGGTATTTATAACTGCTGATGTGCAGTATTCAGTGTGCTAGTGACATTAGCAGAAAACGTTCTGCTTCTATCAAGGACATAGCTTGGAAAGCTACATTATAGACTTTTCAAGTGCTATTTGGTTTTATGCACAGAATGGATGGAAATGTTGAATTTGTCTTGTTATGTACTAATTACTTAATCCCATTCCATCAGACATCCTTTATTACTTTGGATGAAGCcattaaaataacaaacagaCGTGTGAATGCAATTGAACATGGTgagtatttttccatttgggATGCATAACATTTTTCTGTCTCCATGCAAGATGAGGAGCAGGGTCAAGGAAGCCTCTCTTTCTTGTTAGAATTTCTCACCAGTTCAAGAATGCTTTCTAGAAAGCATTACAATTAAACATATTGGAAGAAAGTAAAAGATTAAAAGCCCAGTGGAATGGACTGGAggacacagaaataaatgaatagGCAAACATGAGAAAATCATCAGGAAATTGTATTAAGAACCTACAGGACAAAAGTTTTACAAACATTCTGCAGTCCCTGCTAGTCACTTTGACTTAACTGCTGAAGCCTGCTGACTAGAAGCAAAAGATAGGATGTTTTTATGTGTTAAGATGTTCCAATAGCTAGCACAATAAACTTCAAATAactaaaatacatttaactTTAAATCACCCTAATAAACTTTAAAACTGTAATGGTGGTGCCCAGTAGAAGGCTGGTGACTTCTTTGTTTTAGATGGAATAGTCCTTATGTCAATTTTTCTTTGATCTGAATTCTTTATTCTTCATGTTCTTGTTTGTAAATTTGTTTCTTGCCATTTCTTAAATACTACTACAATCCCAATATTGGCTATGATTCCTTTTGCTGCAGTGTCCAGAGTGCTTTGATTGTTTCAAGTTGCTGAGTTTTGATGTCCTGgatttaataatttttgcaTGTACACAATAATTTCAGTCCATATTTCCAAATTATCCTTTTCAGCAGTTTATCCACAGACTGATTTCTTTGAACATACATGCCTTAACTGCAGCTTATCACTGAGAATTGGACTTAGAAAAGGTTTCCTCTGCACCCTTCCAAATAATTTTGGTAGTGCTGGTAACAGGTTTCTTCTTACAACAAATGATTCTGACACAGAGCTTGTGCAGTTTGGTGTTAAAGCTGTGTTTAGTGTCTTATCTTTTCTCTTGTGATTGTATTGTATttgaatatttgttttcatgATGGCCTTTTTAAACAGAGATAATTCTGAGTAGAGGTGCTATACTGAACAGAAGTTTCTGAAACAATGGGATGGAAGAACATagttttaattcaaattttgCCCACTTCTCAGGACTTCTTtatattttgtgtatttgtCCATCAGGAAATAGTATGATCTTCCATGAAAGACACAGATTTCTCCTAGCCGAAAGAATTACTAGATTGACTTCAAACAACATCTGTGCACTACATTAGACAACTTCTTGGCTAATGTAACAGCAGTCCCAACTTCcttatttgtatattttttagTGATAATTCCCAGGATCGAGCGTACTCTTTCTTACATCATCACAGAACTGGACGAACGAGAACGAGAGGAATTCTACAGGTAAAAGACGAGTCAGAAGACTAGACTGGTCTC is drawn from Prinia subflava isolate CZ2003 ecotype Zambia chromosome 5, Cam_Psub_1.2, whole genome shotgun sequence and contains these coding sequences:
- the ATP6V1D gene encoding V-type proton ATPase subunit D — its product is MSAKDRIEIFPSRMAQTIMKARLKGAQTGRNLLKKKSDALTLRFRQILKKIIETKMLMGEVMREAAFSLAEAKFTAGDFSTTVIQNVNKAQVKIRAKKDNVAGVTLPVFEHYQEGGDSYELTGLARGGEQLAKLKRNYAKAVELLVELASLQTSFITLDEAIKITNRRVNAIEHVIIPRIERTLSYIITELDEREREEFYRLKKIQEKKKVLKEKSDQERELRRAAGGESEPANLLAEEKDEDLLFE